One window of the candidate division WOR-3 bacterium genome contains the following:
- a CDS encoding glutaredoxin, producing the protein MLNFQVFAKENCELCRKAQDVLSRAGVAPEVRYVEGSAATPENLADFAWYDWTDTPPLVVASDGEKILGRWVAADIKTAWLPEVKRWLAEHQPA; encoded by the coding sequence TTGTTGAATTTTCAGGTATTTGCCAAGGAGAATTGCGAACTTTGCAGGAAGGCCCAGGACGTGCTGAGCCGGGCCGGCGTCGCACCTGAAGTCAGGTACGTCGAAGGGTCCGCGGCCACACCCGAGAATCTGGCCGACTTTGCATGGTATGACTGGACCGATACACCGCCACTGGTGGTCGCCAGCGACGGGGAGAAGATCCTCGGTCGCTGGGTTGCCGCCGACATCAAGACCGCTTGGCTGCCCGAGGTCAAACGCTGGCTGGCCGAACACCAGCCGGCCTGA
- a CDS encoding YHS domain-containing protein, whose amino-acid sequence MSHDHAKEEGNLDPVCGMTVTKEEAACSYDHKGKTYYFCAESCKDDFAASPDKYLRP is encoded by the coding sequence ATGAGCCATGATCACGCCAAGGAAGAAGGCAATCTGGACCCGGTATGCGGGATGACGGTGACTAAGGAAGAGGCGGCATGCAGCTACGACCATAAGGGGAAGACGTATTACTTCTGCGCGGAGAGCTGCAAGGACGATTTTGCCGCCAGCCCGGACAAGTACCTAAGACCGTAG